The following proteins come from a genomic window of Laspinema palackyanum D2c:
- a CDS encoding response regulator produces the protein MDKILVIDDDSATRLLLKRDLKLEGHEVTVAKDGEEGVKLALEVHPALIICDWVMPYFDGVEVCRIVKSNPELAQTFFILLTSKVDLEDRIQGLDAGADDFLSKPVNPAELLARVRAGLRLYHSQQQLSQSNQQLSQTLRDLQQTQAQLIQSEKMSSIGQMVAGIAHEINNPVTFIDGNLNHAAKYMGELVEFIQLFQQHYPNPLPEIKDAAEELDLEFLMVDFPSLVESMKRGAKRIREIVESLRTFSHLDEAELKDVDLHEGLDSTLSILKGRLEGIETEINYGKLPRVECYPSDINQVFFHLINNAIDAVGKRTQLQNYPRNQPDSNSPPPRIRICTETRTPSHAVIRIFDNGIGIPKETVSNIFNPFFTTKDVGAGKGLGLSISYQIVVDKHGGKLEVHSEPGQETEFAVIIPIHPTKKSF, from the coding sequence ATGGATAAAATTCTAGTCATAGATGATGATTCTGCCACGCGCTTACTCCTCAAACGAGACTTAAAATTAGAAGGCCATGAAGTCACCGTTGCCAAAGATGGGGAAGAAGGGGTAAAACTTGCCCTGGAAGTTCATCCTGCGTTAATTATTTGCGATTGGGTGATGCCTTATTTTGATGGTGTAGAAGTCTGTCGCATCGTCAAATCCAACCCCGAATTAGCCCAAACCTTTTTTATTTTACTCACCTCGAAAGTCGATTTAGAGGACCGTATTCAAGGACTCGATGCTGGGGCGGATGATTTTCTTTCCAAACCCGTCAATCCAGCCGAACTCTTAGCCAGGGTCAGGGCGGGACTTAGACTGTATCATTCCCAGCAACAATTAAGCCAATCCAATCAACAACTCAGCCAAACCTTACGGGATTTACAACAAACCCAGGCTCAGTTAATTCAAAGCGAAAAAATGTCGTCAATTGGTCAAATGGTGGCGGGAATTGCTCACGAAATTAACAATCCTGTAACTTTTATTGATGGCAATTTGAATCATGCTGCGAAATATATGGGAGAATTGGTTGAATTTATTCAACTTTTTCAACAACACTATCCCAATCCTTTGCCCGAGATTAAAGATGCAGCGGAGGAATTGGATTTAGAATTTTTAATGGTCGATTTTCCTTCCCTGGTAGAATCCATGAAACGAGGGGCCAAGCGGATTCGAGAAATCGTGGAATCCTTACGAACTTTTTCTCATCTGGATGAAGCTGAACTGAAGGATGTGGATCTCCATGAAGGGTTGGATAGTACGCTCTCTATTTTAAAAGGGCGTTTAGAAGGGATTGAAACCGAGATTAACTATGGAAAATTACCTCGGGTGGAATGCTATCCTAGTGATATCAATCAAGTATTTTTTCACCTGATCAACAATGCGATCGATGCCGTGGGAAAACGCACCCAGCTACAAAATTACCCCAGGAATCAACCCGACTCCAACTCCCCACCCCCCCGGATTCGCATCTGTACCGAAACCCGCACCCCTTCCCATGCAGTAATTCGGATTTTCGATAATGGGATCGGCATTCCCAAAGAGACAGTCTCTAATATTTTCAACCCCTTTTTCACCACTAAAGATGTAGGTGCTGGGAAAGGTCTCGGTTTAAGCATTTCCTATCAAATCGTTGTGGATAAACACGGAGGAAAATTAGAAGTCCATTCCGAACCCGGTCAAGAAACAGAATTCGCAGTCATCATTCCCATCCATCCCACCAAAAAGTCATTTTAA
- a CDS encoding hybrid sensor histidine kinase/response regulator translates to MSKILVIDDDGVTRLLLKRNLQMQGYEVTLAKNGAEGLRLAEELHPDLIVCDWMMPLVDGVEVCRRIKAHPILATTFFILLTVRGQVDDRIQGLDSGADEFLSKPIESDELLARVRAGLRLRQLTQQLSQANQQLSALVEVQQQLLSAVDSTPEEANSSYIQLLAPLGQAAQASRAYMSELYQDQAGIEPLVLCEWCAKEPTGNLSQQKSPESEGLIPPNPLPWRWMESFHKGEIVAGKVSDFPEGEREILEQAHLDSLLMLPLTLKDELVGFIGFENCAIADLDSLLPILRAAAAAICLHRDRSAALLALRASEARYRAIIEDQTEFICRFAPDGTVTFINDAYSRYLTMTRDELMEGSVVPFRPHFERDVVNQPVINREECEVLPNGEVRWHHWTERAVFSGDELVEFQAVGRDVTERKQAEEETLKALAKEKELNQLKTHFVSMVSHEFRTPLTTILSSADLLEYYQEDFPDSKGDKKLQAIQRIQSVSVTMTQMIDDVLLIGHAESGNLQCNRKPLDLVQFCQQLVEDMQFIDNGLHGLELILSQPTLAACMDEKLLRHILTNLLSNALKYSPAGMAVQLELCDRQNLAIFHVKDRGIGIPPEDLPHLFEPFQRCRNVGTISGTGMGLAIVKKCVEIHGGEISVQSEVSDEKRPGGTTLTVILPRFPLNNLTPSLNDQFSESVQAKLPKKKP, encoded by the coding sequence ATGTCAAAAATACTCGTTATAGATGATGATGGGGTAACTCGCTTACTCCTGAAACGGAACCTCCAAATGCAGGGATATGAGGTAACCTTGGCTAAAAATGGAGCCGAAGGACTGCGACTGGCGGAAGAACTGCATCCGGATTTAATCGTCTGCGACTGGATGATGCCCCTCGTGGATGGCGTGGAAGTCTGTCGCCGCATCAAAGCTCACCCGATCTTAGCCACCACCTTTTTTATCCTCCTCACCGTGCGGGGACAAGTCGATGATCGCATTCAAGGTCTGGATTCTGGGGCTGATGAATTTCTCTCCAAACCGATAGAAAGTGATGAATTACTGGCCCGAGTTCGTGCAGGATTGCGACTGCGCCAATTAACCCAGCAATTAAGCCAAGCCAATCAACAGTTATCGGCCCTAGTAGAAGTTCAACAACAGTTATTAAGTGCTGTAGATTCCACCCCGGAAGAAGCCAATTCCTCCTATATCCAGTTGCTCGCCCCTCTCGGACAAGCGGCGCAAGCGAGTCGTGCTTATATGAGCGAACTCTATCAGGATCAGGCGGGAATCGAGCCCCTGGTGTTATGCGAGTGGTGTGCAAAGGAACCCACGGGAAACCTGAGTCAACAGAAGTCCCCAGAATCTGAGGGTCTAATCCCGCCCAATCCCTTACCCTGGCGCTGGATGGAAAGCTTCCACAAGGGCGAAATTGTGGCGGGGAAAGTGAGCGATTTTCCCGAAGGAGAACGGGAGATATTGGAACAAGCGCACCTGGATTCCTTGTTGATGTTACCCCTCACCCTCAAGGATGAATTAGTAGGATTTATCGGCTTTGAGAATTGTGCGATCGCCGATCTGGATTCCCTGCTGCCGATTTTGCGGGCGGCAGCCGCAGCGATTTGCCTGCATCGCGATCGCTCCGCTGCCTTACTCGCCCTGAGAGCCAGTGAAGCCCGCTATCGGGCGATTATAGAAGACCAAACTGAATTTATCTGTCGCTTTGCTCCAGACGGGACCGTTACCTTCATCAATGATGCCTACTCTCGGTATCTAACCATGACCCGAGACGAACTGATGGAAGGCTCTGTGGTTCCCTTTCGGCCCCACTTTGAGCGCGATGTTGTTAACCAGCCCGTGATCAATCGAGAAGAATGCGAAGTTTTACCCAATGGAGAAGTGCGATGGCATCACTGGACCGAACGCGCTGTTTTTTCCGGAGATGAACTCGTTGAGTTTCAAGCGGTTGGGCGAGATGTCACCGAACGCAAGCAAGCCGAAGAGGAAACCCTAAAAGCTCTCGCGAAAGAAAAAGAACTCAATCAGCTCAAAACTCACTTCGTATCAATGGTTTCCCATGAATTTCGCACTCCCCTCACCACTATTCTTTCCTCCGCTGACTTACTGGAATATTACCAGGAAGACTTTCCCGACTCCAAAGGTGATAAAAAGCTCCAAGCCATCCAACGGATTCAAAGTGTTTCCGTCACGATGACCCAAATGATTGATGATGTCCTGTTAATCGGTCATGCCGAATCAGGAAACCTGCAATGCAACCGCAAGCCCTTAGACTTGGTTCAGTTTTGTCAGCAATTAGTCGAGGATATGCAGTTTATTGATAATGGTTTACATGGGCTTGAGTTAATCCTTTCCCAACCGACTCTCGCCGCCTGTATGGATGAAAAATTACTGCGGCATATCCTGACTAATTTACTCTCAAATGCCCTTAAATATTCCCCAGCAGGGATGGCAGTTCAACTGGAACTGTGCGATCGCCAAAATCTCGCCATCTTTCACGTCAAAGATCGGGGCATTGGCATTCCCCCGGAAGACTTGCCCCATCTGTTTGAGCCATTCCAACGCTGTCGGAACGTCGGTACAATTTCCGGCACCGGCATGGGACTAGCCATTGTCAAAAAGTGTGTAGAAATTCATGGCGGAGAAATTTCCGTACAGAGTGAAGTGAGCGATGAAAAACGACCGGGCGGCACAACTTTAACCGTCATCTTACCTCGGTTTCCCCTGAATAACCTCACCCCCAGCCTCAACGACCAGTTCTCAGAATCTGTCCAGGCAAAATTGCCGAAAAAGAAGCCTTAA